One window from the genome of Montipora foliosa isolate CH-2021 chromosome 5, ASM3666993v2, whole genome shotgun sequence encodes:
- the LOC138002302 gene encoding zinc finger protein 862-like, translating into MKKARECSVFYVRNITLKTKRTNPTPSVRFKKSAIKDHSASQQHKDAIEAEMLSRVSLFHKEITEKETVKDTVLMNAFLAVYWIAKEEIANRKFCFLVNLLKIVSPENMKFFNYSGEETIQSIFLAIGSNLMERILNNAKKAGCYGLLCDEVTDISVMEILVTFIQFFNLETEKVETNFLFVENILKNSTSANAETIFNILTQKIDEFGLQLQNLSSMASDGAAVMTGARSGVAARLKKVNSQVITFHCLCHKLALAYTDTTSDIAYIKNIELWLRQLWKMFENSPKRMAMYMKVQLELKSVHLSDKGKKIVGKKLKKACQTRWLSFHAATSALFDDYLAVIQTLGQLKDEDAVARGLLSKVKTAKFIGAIYILNAVLPILSSLSKTFQKGTINFSHIKPSIDYTLDKLSGIIQTKAPILDLKKDLLPEGCLNLSEVNLTPAMEEQLLNLLNNYVSSLKANIHRRFDDALPVVSAFSIFDPLAVPNPGSPGFTNYGKKEVVILAKHFYSGNPKEHQLIAEWEKFKYDLASWKPTIPEEVKQSHETTSTEWCLARLVKLQTSYSLVFPALVPIAEVCLSMPVSNAWPERGCSAVKRVKTRLRSRLSVEMLQTLLAITINGPRVGTPECESLMSAAVELWETQKRRRKLPREQAAQHPDKETASHPAPVPTAADAAVQTVQQEPESPVPAQLLAAPSTVEDEVTVATSALHLAADSFFDEGIY; encoded by the coding sequence ATGAAGAAGGCCAGGGAATGTTCTGTTTTCTATGTAAGAAACAtaacactgaaaacaaaaagaacaaatccAACTCCAAGTGTGCGCTTCAAAAAATCCGCAATTAAAGATCATTCTGCATCTCAACAACACAAAGATGCCATTGAGGCAGAGATGCTCAGTCGCGTTTCCTTATTTCATAAGGAAATAACTGAGAAGGAAACGGTGAAGGATACGGTGTTGATGAATGCTTTTCTAGCGGTATATTGGATTGCTAAGGAAGAAATTGCAAACCGTAAATTCTGTTTTTTGGTGAATTTGCTCAAAATTGTAAGCCCAGAAAACATGAAATTCTTTAATTATTCAGGGGAGGAGACAATTCAATCGATTTTCTTAGCCATTGGCTCAAACCTCATGGAAAGGATTTTAAACAATGCGAAGAAAGCTGGCTGTTATGGATTACTGTGTGATGAAGTAACAGACATCTCCGTGATGGAAATTCTGGTAACCTTTATACAGTTTTTTAACTTGGAAACAGAGAAAGTGGAAACAAACTTCTTGTTTGTAGAAAACATCCTAAAGAATTCGACCTCTGCCAATGCTGAAACAATTTTCAACATCCTAACCCAAAAAATAGATGAGTTTGGTCTCCAGCTTCAAAATCTAAGCTCAATGGCCTCTGATGGAGCAGCTGTCATGACTGGTGCTCGTTCAGGAGTGGCAGCCCGTCTCAAGAAAGTGAACAGTCAAGTCATCACATTTCACTGCTTGTGCCACAAGCTAGCCCTTGCCTATACTGACACCACTAGCGACATTGCTTACATAAAGAACATTGAACTTTGGCTAAGGCAACTGTGGAAGATGTTTGAAAACTCACCGAAGCGGATGGCAATGTATATGAAAGTGCAGCTTGAGCTAAAATCTGTTCATCTGTCGGACAAGGGCAAGAAGATTGTTGGAAAGAAGCTGAAGAAAGCGTGTCAGACAAGATGGCTTTCATTTCATGCTGCTACGTCTGCACTCTTCGACGACTACTTGGCAGTTATTCAGACACTGGGACAACTCAAAGATGAAGATGCTGTGGCACGTGGTCTCCTCAGCAAAGTCAAGACAGCAAAATTCATCGGAGCCATCTATATCTTGAATGCTGTCCTTCCTATACTCTCTTCCCTCAGCAAGACCTTTCAGAAGGGAACAATTAACTTCTCTCACATCAAGCCCTCCATTGACTACACTCTTGATAAACTCAGTGGGATAATACAAACAAAGGCACCTATCCTTGATTTGAAGAAGGATCTTCTCCCTGAGGGATGCTTGAATCTCTCAGAAGTTAACCTCACCCCTGCCATGGAGGAACAGCTCTTAAACCTCCTCAACAACTATGTGAGTTCACTGAAAGCAAATATCCACCGCAGATTTGATGATGCCTTGCCAGTGGTGAGTGCTTTCTCCATCTTTGATCCTTTGGCTGTTCCAAATCCTGGATCACCTGGCTTTACGAATTATGGTAAGAAGGAGGTGGTTATCTTAGCCAAGCACTTCTATTCAGGCAACCCAAAAGAACACCAGCTTATTGCAGAATGGGAAAAGTTCAAGTACGACTTAGCCAGTTGGAAACCTACCATTCCAGAGGAGGTAAAGCAGAGCCATGAGACAACATCTACAGAATGGTGCCTTGCAAGACTCGTGAAGCTCCAAACCTCTTACAGTCTTGTATTTCCAGCACTAGTTCCCATTGCTGAGGTGTGCCTTTCAATGCCTGTATCGAATGCTTGGCCAGAGCGTGGCTGCAGTGCTGTGAAGCGTGTTAAGACAAGACTCAGGAGTAGGTTGTCAGTTGAAATGCTTCAGACACTTCTAGCAATCACCATCAATGGCCCGAGAGTTGGCACTCCAGAGTGTGAATCACTGATGTCTGCTGCCGTAGAACTATGGGAGACTCAGAAGAGACGAAGGAAGCTTCCAAGAGAGCAGGCAGCACAGCATCCTGACAAGGAGACAGCAAGCCACCCTGCACCTGTACCTACAGCTGCTGATGCAGCTGTACAGACAGTTCAGCAAGAGCCAGAAAGTCCTGTGCCAGCGCAGCTTCTTGCTGCTCCCAGCACCGTTGAAGATGAAGTAACAGTGGCCACAAGTGCACTCCATCTTGCTGCTGACAGTTTCTTTGATGAAGGAATTTATTGA
- the LOC138002303 gene encoding uncharacterized protein: MGGTSSSCVGTWTSEGFSWGKSVAGEFVEDEAAGDTKKLFGIVNSLCKADNRSDVLPSHDSPRKLANEFGNFFIKKVDLIQEDIDNITVTPPEVDHRYPDTKFETFSTLTDEDVHRIVMSSSNSTCSLDPNPTWLIKRCSDVLTPIITQMINLSLSEGLVPAQWKNAVVRPLLKKPGLDPVLKNFRPVSNLAFVGKAAEKAVIEQLINHCTTHQLLPVNQSSYHKYHSTETALVKVHNDILTSMDNQEVTFLILLDLSAAFDTINHSLLMNIVENDFGITGLAKKWLASYLGNRQQRITIKGCF; this comes from the exons ATGG GAGGGACTTCTTCTAGCTGTGTTGGAACATGGACTTCGGAAGGGTTTTCTTGGGGAAAGTCTGTAGCTGGGGAGTTTGTTGAAG ATGAAGCTGCTGGTGACACAAAGAAACTATTTGGCATTGTTAATTCCTTATGTAAAGCTGATAATCGCAGTGATGTACTACCATCGCACGATAGCCCCCGAaaacttgcaaatgagtttGGAAATTTCTTTATCAAGAAGGTCGATCTTATTCAAGAAGACATTGACAACATTACTGTCACCCCACCAGAAGTTGATCATCGATATCCTGATACAAAGTTTGAGACCTTTTCTACACTAACAGATGAGGATGTTCATCGTATAGTCATGTCATCTTCTAACTCAACCTGCAGTCTTGATCCAAATCCAACATGGCTTATCAAACGATGCTCTGATGTTTTGACCCCCATTATAACTCAGATGATAAATCTCTCTTTAAGTGAGGGACTTGTACCAGCACAATGGAAGAACGCTGTGGTTAGACCCTTACTTAAAAAGCCTGGTCTTGATCCTGTCTTGAAGAACTTCAGACCTGTGAGCAATCTTGCTTTTGTTGGTAAAGCTGCCGAGAAGGCTGTTATTGAGCAACTGATCAATCACTGTACTACTCACCAGCTTCTTCCTGTTAACCAGTCATCCTATCATAAATACCATTCCACTGAAACTGCGCTTGTGAAGGTTCACAACGATATTCTAACCAGTATGGATAATCAGGAAGTAACATTTCTAATTCTACTGGACTTAAGCGCTGCCTTTGATACCATCAACCACAGTCTGCTTATGAACATCGTAGAAAACGACTTTGGTATCACCGGTTTGGCAAAGAAATGGCTTGCATCGTATCTTGGGAATCGTCAGCAGCGCATCACCATTAAAGgttgtttttaa
- the LOC138002304 gene encoding uncharacterized protein produces MAKNIEQCITDLRAWMVSNRLLINDSKTEFLVIGSKHQLAKINVDSIMVDNTVIKSVTSVRNLGAWFDQHMSMNDHVSKVCSKAFYSLYNLRQVRKYLSDDTSKILVHSLVTCHLDYCNALLHDIPQHQQQRLQKVLNAAARFVYQLLKFCQITPVLKDLHWLPVKYRIMFKIILLVFKTLHGLAPTYLQDLIKVKPPCCYQLRSDDKFFLAVPKTKCKTFGDRAFYKAGPDLWNHLPLSLRNTNDLQKFKKDLKTHLFRVAFSEH; encoded by the coding sequence ATGGCTAAAAATATTGAACAGTGTATTACTGATCTAAGGGCCTGGATGGTCTCTAATCGTCTACTAATCAACGACTCAAAAACCGAGTTCCTAGTTATCGGCTCCAAACACCAACTAGCAAAGATCAATGTGGACAGCATTATGGTAGACAACACTGTAATTAAATCTGTTACATCTGTACGTAACCTGGGAGCGTGGTTTGATCAGCATATGTCTATGAATGATCACGTCAGTAAAGTATGCAGTAAAGCTTTCTACAGTCTATACAATCTACGACAAGTGAGAAAATACTTATCTGACGACACCAGTAAGATCTTGGTGCACTCTCTGGTTACCTGCCACCTAGATTATTGCAATGCTCTCCTCCATGATATACCTCAGCACCAACAACAACGTTTACAAAAGGTCCTCAACGCTGCTGCACGTTTTGTGTATCAATTACTGAAGTTCTGCCAGATTACACCTGTGTTGAAAGATCTACATTGGTTACCGGTCAAATATCGCATAATGTTTAAGATCATCTTATTGGTATTTAAGACTCTTCATGGTCTTGCACCAACCTATCTACAGGATCTTATTAAAGTAAAACCACCATGTTGTTATCAACTTAGGAGTGACGATAAATTTTTCCTTGCAGTCCCTAAGACTAAATGCAAAACTTTTGGTGATAGAGCATTCTACAAAGCTGGACCTGATCTATGGAACCATCTCCCTCTTAGCTTAAGGAACACTAATGActtacaaaagtttaaaaaagacctTAAAACACATTTATTTAGAGTAGCTTTTTCAGAGCATTAA